The Halocalculus aciditolerans genome includes a window with the following:
- a CDS encoding TAXI family TRAP transporter solute-binding subunit, with protein MVRFSRRQMLKATGIAGAAGITGLAGCSGDGGGSGNGSTSIGVGIPSSSTTTGQASNAFQRVVKEQSPDTEPAGTITWNSQETGGDPPSLRQYNQGNVQAMTGGNFVIASAMQDAPPFSENPVESVPNQAFKIASLHLHIVAVDGSGIETSDDLIGKNFWPLPPSWGLRQQTETVFKNAGMWEDLKPNVVNLDTGDVAGAVEEGRVDALVAYGSGFQNLPGWATEVDARANLHVVQPTDTLQQGIEQTRGTNYKEIEVYGWNQDMGADTVGTFPSDFQFFFGSDISRDVGYELAKISHENVDAIQEGQAAYADHSDPEVMAEVYLDGLPVHPGVYDFLEEQDVDVSSYERGSVEE; from the coding sequence ATGGTGCGATTTAGCAGGCGGCAGATGCTGAAGGCCACAGGTATCGCAGGCGCAGCGGGAATCACCGGTCTCGCCGGCTGTTCCGGCGACGGAGGCGGTAGCGGGAACGGCTCGACGTCCATCGGCGTCGGCATCCCGAGCTCCAGCACGACGACGGGACAGGCGAGCAACGCGTTCCAGCGCGTCGTCAAAGAGCAGTCCCCGGACACGGAGCCCGCAGGGACCATCACGTGGAACAGCCAGGAGACGGGCGGTGACCCGCCGAGCCTCCGGCAGTACAACCAGGGGAACGTACAGGCCATGACGGGCGGCAACTTCGTCATCGCCTCCGCGATGCAGGACGCGCCGCCGTTCTCGGAGAACCCCGTCGAATCCGTCCCCAATCAGGCGTTCAAAATCGCGTCGCTCCACCTCCACATCGTCGCGGTGGACGGCTCCGGCATCGAGACGAGCGACGACCTGATCGGGAAGAACTTCTGGCCGCTCCCGCCGAGCTGGGGGCTGCGCCAGCAGACCGAGACCGTCTTCAAGAACGCCGGCATGTGGGAGGACCTCAAGCCGAACGTCGTCAACCTCGACACCGGCGACGTCGCGGGCGCGGTCGAAGAGGGCCGCGTCGACGCTCTCGTCGCCTACGGATCCGGCTTCCAGAACCTCCCCGGCTGGGCGACGGAAGTGGACGCCCGCGCGAACCTCCACGTCGTCCAGCCGACGGACACGCTCCAGCAGGGCATCGAGCAGACCCGCGGTACGAACTACAAGGAGATCGAGGTCTACGGCTGGAACCAGGACATGGGCGCTGACACCGTCGGCACCTTCCCCTCCGACTTCCAGTTCTTCTTCGGCTCCGATATCTCCCGCGACGTCGGCTACGAACTCGCCAAAATCAGCCACGAAAACGTCGACGCCATCCAGGAAGGCCAGGCCGCGTACGCCGACCACAGCGACCCCGAAGTGATGGCCGAAGTCTACCTCGACGGGCTCCCCGTTCACCCCGGCGTCTACGACTTCCTCGAGGAGCAAGACGTCGACGTGAGCAGCTACGAACGCGGCAGCGTCGAGGAGTGA